A stretch of the Hydra vulgaris chromosome 09, alternate assembly HydraT2T_AEP genome encodes the following:
- the LOC105845760 gene encoding glucose-induced degradation protein 8 homolog, with the protein MYSFLHRINAAMANNEADKNNSLKSNQKNPVFDTLDRVQINRIIMNYLTMEGFKEAAEKFRIESGVEPDHSLEQLDYRIYIRDAVQNGKIDEAIDLTNALNPEILDNQPSLYFHLQQQKLIELIRDKNLEEALVFSQNVLAELCMEKEEFLDDLEKTMTLLAYEDTGKCPYGELLSFSQRQKVASELNAVILDTNHQETLPKIAGILKLLLWSQNELDKKKVKYPQMTDIVNCTLKNIDDEKNPATTLAL; encoded by the coding sequence ATGTATTCTTTCCTTCATCGCATTAATGCAGCAATGGCAAATAATGAAGCAGATAAAAACAACAGCTTAAAATCAAACCAGAAGAACCCAGTTTTTGATACGCTTGATCGGGTACAAATTAATCGTATAATTATGAACTATTTAACCATGGAAGGTTTTAAGGAAGCAGCAGAAAAATTTCGTATTGAATCTGGAGTTGAGCCTGATCATTCATTAGAGCAACTAGATTATCGGATTTACATTCGTGATGCAGTACAAAATGGAAAAATAGATGAAGCAATTGATCTTACCAATGCTTTAAACCCAGAGATTCTTGACAATCAACCGtctctttattttcatttacaaCAGCAAAAGTTAATTGAGTTGATTAGAGATAAAAATTTAGAAGAAGCTCTAGTCTTTTCTCAAAATGTTCTTGCTGAACTTTGTATGgaaaaagaagaatttttagATGATTTAGAAAAAACCATGACACTTCTTGCATATGAGGATACAGGTAAATGCCCATATGGAGagcttttaagtttttctcAGCGTCAAAAGGTAGCAAGTGAGTTAAATGCTGTCATTCTTGATACCAACCATCAAGAAACACTTCCAAAAATTGCTGGCattcttaaattattactatGGAGTCAAAATGAgctggataaaaaaaaagttaagtaccCACAAATGACGGATATTGTTAActgtactttaaaaaatatagatgatGAGAAAAATCCTGCAACTACACTTGCATTATAA